The sequence GTTCCGCGGCCGCTCCGGCTCGGCGCTCCCGACGTACAGCCGCAGACCGACGATCAACGCCCCGGCGAGAATGATCGCGATGATGAAGGGAGCGAAGTTCCTGCGCGGTCGCTGCGGCTGCTGGTACAACCCGGCCTCCATGGTGTCAGTACTTATCCGACGAATGAGCCCTTGCCATAGTTCGCCGTGACGAGAACGCGGTCAGAAGTTGGAGATCACGCTGGTGAAGACCTGGTCGATGGTGTCCGCCCGGGAGGAGTCGTAGGCGGCTCCGTCGGTGGCCTCGGCGATCCGCTTGAGCACGCCCTGGTCGGCGCCCTCGCCGTATCCGATGGTGAACAGGCGCACGTCGGGGTTGAGCTTGCCGAGCAGGTTGTCCAGGTCGCTGCCGCCGGTCTTCTCGTTCTTGCCGTCGGTGAGGAAGACCACCGCGTTGATCGCCCCGGCGTCCCTGGCCCCGCGCATCCGCTCGACGGCCGCGAGCGTGGTGTCGTAGAGCCCGGTCCCGCCCCCGGCGGTCAGCCCGTCGAGCTCGTCGCGGAGCGCCGGGCCGATCTTCGACACCGAGTCGATCGGGACCAGCTCCCGGTAGTCCCTGTCGCCGTCCTGCCTGGTGGAGAAGGCCCACAGGCCGACCTTGTCGTCCCCGCGGAACTGCGGCAGCGCGTTGATCGCGGCCTTCTTGGCCAGCTCCAGGCGGCTCTCGCCGGTGCCCGCAGCCTCCTCCTCCATCGAGCCTGACTTGTCCACCACGATCAGCACGTTGGCCCGCTTGCGCAGCTCCGACCAGCTCCCCAGGACCTTGTCCAGGACGGTCGGGGTGGGCAGGTTGAGGGTGGTGATCGTGGCGTCGGGGATGACGCCGTTCTCCCTGGTGGCCTGGGGACCGAGCTTGCCGTCGAAGCCGCGGTAGCCGTACGACTGGAACCTCGCCTGCACCGGGGCGCTGTGCAGGTAGGTCAGGAAGTCGTCGGCGACGGCCTTCCTGGCCGGGTCCATCCAGGTCAGCGGGACGTAGGGATGGTCGGAGAAGAGCGTGCCCTCCTTGGGGTTGACGGCCACCAGCGGGGTGCGCGGCGGGGCGTGCTTGCCCAGCGTGGCCGGGTTGCCCGACGGGTTGCCCCGGTTGTAGTCGGTGACCGAGTTCTCCTCGATGGTGATCGCGGAGATGTAGGCCATGGACTCGCCCCGGTCGTCCGCGCGGAGCAGGTTGCCCAGGAAGGTCATCGAGATGTCACCGTAGTGCACGATCGACTGCTCGACGCCCTTGACGAACTCGCGGGTCTTGGCGTCGGCGATGTCGCCGGCGGTCAGGTCCGAGGTGGTGCCGGTCGCGGCGAAGTAGGCGCCGATGGTGGCGTTCAGGCCGCTGGTCGAGTAGTTGGGGTTGGTCTTGCCCAGCTTGAACTGGCCCCACTCGGGGTGACCGTACTTCGCCCAGCCCTTGGGGTCGGCCGCCAGCCCGGCCAGCTCCGCCCAGCCGATCGCCTTGCCCGGCCAGCCCAGTGCCTCGGCCATCGGCTTGGGCATCGCGAAGACCAGCGGCGCGGTCACGATCGGGACCGGCTTCCCATCGGCGACCGGTACGGTGCCGTCGGCGCCCCCGGCCTGCTGGCGCAGCAGCGTCACCCACGCGGAGGCGGCGGGGGACCACACGTCCGGCCGCTCGCCGTCGGTCTGCTCCTTCCACCCCCTGGCCAGCGCCCGCATCGCGGTGCCCGAGTTGGCCTCGTCGATGACCACCTCGGCGCAGCGCCCGGCCACGGTCCGCCCGCTGTACTCCTTGGCGACCTCCCGCAGGATCCAGATCTTGTCCTGCGAGGACGCCACCCGGATCTTCGCCGACTCGCCCGAGCAGGCGCTCGGCTCGCTCTCCCCGCTCCGGCCGACGAACCAGCGCAGTCCTGCGATCAGCCCGATGGCCAGCACCACGGCCAGGAGGTAGGGCAGGATCCGCCGGCGGGGTCGTGCGGGGGAGTAGGCCATCCGATGATCGTAGGAAGAACTGATTTACCTGGACAAGGTTTCCGTCATTTCGCTTGGGCCGGCCGTCTCCTACGAGGTCGGGTCGCCGCCTTCCGCGGGGCCGGGTGATCGTCTCCGACGGGGCCGGGAAGCCATCTTTCACCGTGTCGGCCGTCACCGCCTCCCGCCGGACCGGGACACCGCCCCCCGCGGACCGGGTCTCCGGCCGGACCGCCCTCCGCCGGGGACGTTCTAGCCGGAGACCCGCCCGTGCAGGAGATCGACGAGGGTGGCGTGCACCTGCTCGATCGGACGGTCCGGGTGCAGCGCCCGGCGCTCGATCGAGACGGTCAGCACCATGCCGAACACGGCGGTCGCCGCGGTCTCCACGTCCAGGTCCTCCCGGATCGCGCCCTCGGCCACCGCCCGGCGCAGCGCGCCCGCGTAGACCCCCAGCGCCTGCTCGCGCAGCCGGGCGACCGCGTCCTGCCAGGACGTACGCCACATCTCGGCGAGCAGCACCCGGGCGAACGCGCCGTACTCCTCGAAGAACCGCAGCTGCGCCATGACCACCGAGTCGAGGGCGTCGAGCGCCGCCTGTCCGGTGTCCGCCTCGCCCATCGCGTCGGCCAGCCGCTGGATGCCGTGTTCGAGCAGCGCGGCGAAGAGCGCCTCCTTGCTGCCGAAGTTGTAGAACACGGTGCCCTTGGCCACCCCGGCCCGTTCGGCGATCGCGTCCACCGTGGCGGCGGTGTAGCCCTGCTCCGCGATCACCTCCACCGCCGCCGTGAACAGCCTGAGCCTCGTCCCGGCCCGGCGGCCGTCCCCCTTCCTCGTGGTCGCACCCGTCCCGGATTCCCGGCGATCCCGCCCCGTGTCGGCGTCTCTGGCCCCGGCCCGCTGCTGCGTCATGGAGGAAACCGTAGTCAGAGCGCGAGCTCGGGGTGGAGGCGCCGCATCGACCAGGTGCGCCCCTTGTGCACGGCGTAGACGGTCAGGCTCAGGCCCAGCGCCACGGTCAGGGTCAGCACCCCGCAGGCCTGCCAGACCACCGCGAGGTCGCCGCCGCTGATCAGCCGCCGCAGCGCGCTGACCACCCAGCTCATCGGGAGCCACGGCGAGATCGTCTGGAAGAAGCCCGGCGAGGTCTCGATCGGGTACGTCCCGGCGGCCGAGGTCAGCTGGAGCATCAGCAGCGCCAGCACCACGACCCGCCCCGGCGCGCCGAGCAGGGCGTTGACCGCCTGCAC comes from Streptosporangium roseum DSM 43021 and encodes:
- a CDS encoding substrate-binding and VWA domain-containing protein: MAYSPARPRRRILPYLLAVVLAIGLIAGLRWFVGRSGESEPSACSGESAKIRVASSQDKIWILREVAKEYSGRTVAGRCAEVVIDEANSGTAMRALARGWKEQTDGERPDVWSPAASAWVTLLRQQAGGADGTVPVADGKPVPIVTAPLVFAMPKPMAEALGWPGKAIGWAELAGLAADPKGWAKYGHPEWGQFKLGKTNPNYSTSGLNATIGAYFAATGTTSDLTAGDIADAKTREFVKGVEQSIVHYGDISMTFLGNLLRADDRGESMAYISAITIEENSVTDYNRGNPSGNPATLGKHAPPRTPLVAVNPKEGTLFSDHPYVPLTWMDPARKAVADDFLTYLHSAPVQARFQSYGYRGFDGKLGPQATRENGVIPDATITTLNLPTPTVLDKVLGSWSELRKRANVLIVVDKSGSMEEEAAGTGESRLELAKKAAINALPQFRGDDKVGLWAFSTRQDGDRDYRELVPIDSVSKIGPALRDELDGLTAGGGTGLYDTTLAAVERMRGARDAGAINAVVFLTDGKNEKTGGSDLDNLLGKLNPDVRLFTIGYGEGADQGVLKRIAEATDGAAYDSSRADTIDQVFTSVISNF
- a CDS encoding TetR/AcrR family transcriptional regulator; the encoded protein is MTQQRAGARDADTGRDRRESGTGATTRKGDGRRAGTRLRLFTAAVEVIAEQGYTAATVDAIAERAGVAKGTVFYNFGSKEALFAALLEHGIQRLADAMGEADTGQAALDALDSVVMAQLRFFEEYGAFARVLLAEMWRTSWQDAVARLREQALGVYAGALRRAVAEGAIREDLDVETAATAVFGMVLTVSIERRALHPDRPIEQVHATLVDLLHGRVSG